The following proteins are co-located in the Heteronotia binoei isolate CCM8104 ecotype False Entrance Well chromosome 8, APGP_CSIRO_Hbin_v1, whole genome shotgun sequence genome:
- the SMKR1 gene encoding small lysine-rich protein 1: protein TKKAPVEVDILSPAAMLNAYYIAHNAAACLEFRGFPWSGSLKKKGKGKKRK from the coding sequence ACCAAAAAGGCCCCCGTGGAGGTGGACATCCTGAGCCCAGCCGCCATGCTGAATGCCTACTACATCGCCCACAACGCCGCCGCCTGCCTGGAGTTCCGCGGTTTCCCGTGGTCCGGCTCTctgaaaaagaaagggaaggggaagaaacgAAAGtag